Part of the Porites lutea chromosome 14, jaPorLute2.1, whole genome shotgun sequence genome, TGGGAACGGATATATTGCCTGCATCGACTGCGTGACGGGCGCGTTAGTGGGGTCTAATTTCGTCCCCATTCTCCTCGCGGCTTTACAGCCAACTGGCGAAGCAGTTGCTCGTGACGAATCctgccaaaaataaaataaaacatttttaaaaaaaacctgccAAAAATACGCAGACTAAGCGATGGCCTTTTTAAAAAGAGTTAACATTTAAATATATAGACTACAAGAACTCATCACAGTCAATTGCTTATTTCATGATTATGAATAAAgacttttttttgtcctttttgtctagttccCGTCCGAAGAGTATTGTTCTCGTCGAATCGAGGAGGACCTCTCTCTAATCAGCAACGGCACACGCCCAGTTCCCAAATCAGTCCAAGAAATCTCCGACTACAACATTCTCAAAACATTCTCTCAGCTCAACTGTGGACAAATTTCAGCACTTTTTTCTCCGCCGTCTGAACCAAGTGACGAGGAGCGGAATTTTCCCTTGGCATATGCCCTACAACTTTACAAAGGCGCAAGTTTGTTTGTAAAACAGCTTCAGTTTATTTATATGCCACAAAACATTTATTGCATCAACATCGACACTACCTCTTCTCTAGTGTTTGTGCGCGCCATACAACAAATCGCAAGATGTTTGCcaaatgtttttgttacaaaGAAGAGGATAAAAGTTATATATCTTCATGTTTCTACAGTTCGAGCTCAGTTAAACTGCATAGAGGACTTGCTCCAAAGCTCTGTCCGTTGGCgttatttgtttaatttatgtGGCCAAGATTTTCCCTTATATTCCAATCAAGGTCTCGTGCAGGCGCTAAAAGCCTTGAATGGGCGAACGAATGCAGAAAGTTGCAAGCCAAATAACTACACAAGTTTGCGTACAATCAACGTGTTTGAAGTAAAAATAGTTAAAGGTAAAGAGGGCCATGATGCCTATGAATGGGCAAATACAGGGAAGGTGAAAACCCCGCCCCCGCAAGGAATTCAAATCTACAAGGGGTCGTCTTTTATTGCGGGAACCAGAAAGTTCTGCGAGTACGCTGTTTACGATGAAACCGCCAAAGCTTTCTTAAACTGGTTAAGTGACACCATTTTTGTCGATGAATCGTTTTTTACTACTCTGTTCCGTCACCCGGGTGTGCCGGGGGGAGTGCCCTGGCCGGAGCAACAGGAGTTCATCACACGGGGTGCGGTCAATTGGTACTACCCAGAGAACAGGACTCCCTGCCATGGTTATTGGCTTCGAGGGTTATGTGTGTTGAGTTTGGCAGATTTGAGCTGGGTGTTTGGCTCTGAGCTTAAAAACATGTTATTTACGCAGAAGATTGATTTTAAGTATGACCAAGAACTTGTCGATTGCTGGTATGTGATGGCACAGAACAGAAAAACACATCCATACACTACCAAAGGAATATCTTGGAGTAAACACAAATGTAGTTAAGACTGTACGATTGAATGTATTCAGATCTTCATACTACTACATTAGAAATTattgcaatttgattggcttagagcagtggtatttcaacttaatttgaaatacgtaCTTGTGAAAATTACGAAACTTTTGCAGGAagtagtataaaaaaaataataccgtgatttgtacgtgatatttggcatgaaTACCGCtcgcgatatttcaaaattgtctcataTTTCACTCGGAAAATACATTTAACattttcgaaatatcacttgggtatttatgccaaatatcactacaaatcatgctactaCCTATACTAATGTTAATCAGCAGTTCTTGTTATACTtgtggaggcgtgtgtggccgagcggttaacaactcgaactctggatctggagTTAGAGAGTTtaagcctcgcccgtcgcgttgtttccttagacaacgAACTTTATAtatactccactttgtctctcttcatccaggtgtataaatttgtaccggcgacatactgctgggggggggggggggggggtaaccctgtgatggactagcatcccgtccagcggggagtagcaatactcctaggc contains:
- the LOC140924239 gene encoding N-acetyllactosaminide beta-1,6-N-acetylglucosaminyl-transferase-like, which produces MRKMAATVFRMLRMTRGAAVILRLCRRNILWLVGALMLVILFHLYFIKGRKTITTRENDHFPPVPKEFLSPSHTKFPSEEYCSRRIEEDLSLISNGTRPVPKSVQEISDYNILKTFSQLNCGQISALFSPPSEPSDEERNFPLAYALQLYKGASLFVKQLQFIYMPQNIYCINIDTTSSLVFVRAIQQIARCLPNVFVTKKRIKVIYLHVSTVRAQLNCIEDLLQSSVRWRYLFNLCGQDFPLYSNQGLVQALKALNGRTNAESCKPNNYTSLRTINVFEVKIVKGKEGHDAYEWANTGKVKTPPPQGIQIYKGSSFIAGTRKFCEYAVYDETAKAFLNWLSDTIFVDESFFTTLFRHPGVPGGVPWPEQQEFITRGAVNWYYPENRTPCHGYWLRGLCVLSLADLSWVFGSELKNMLFTQKIDFKYDQELVDCWYVMAQNRKTHPYTTKGISWSKHKCS